Proteins found in one Salminus brasiliensis chromosome 13, fSalBra1.hap2, whole genome shotgun sequence genomic segment:
- the LOC140575294 gene encoding arrestin domain-containing protein 4-like isoform X2, producing the protein MADEVKMLGLLFDHDQGYSSGEAVSGHVLIELSVPIQIKTIALYVSGCGRVGWFDGSRSQPSGAFNIVLTPFLSHCAEEKEYLCLSKTLLEATGNDDLSFEAGRHEIPFELELPQRPLVSSFSGKHGSVCYSVKAVLQRANHHDQHVCRELPIISHVDVNSPELVCPVSESSEKMIGCSIFASGPVSLKVNIERRGYNNGESVPIYAEIENCSSRLVMPKAAIYQIQTFKARGKTISYKQVVASVRGNHVPSGCSVTWNGKTLKIPPVSPSILNSDILRVEYALAVIVQIPGAKKLKVELPVVIGTTPYNGFGSCSLGVISRFSTGWFPLTVPDTPEAPPNYADVVSQEEFEQHCPPISPSQHSDELERQAAGHAFAYIHEFRFRPPPLYSEIDPNPVECQTVFSV; encoded by the exons ATGGCTGACGAAGTGAAAATGTTGGGCCTTCTTTTTGACCACGACCAAGGCTACAGCTCAGGGGAGGCCGTGTCTGGGCACGTCCTGATCGAGCTTTCTGTACCTATTCAAATCAAAACCATCGCACTGTATGTCTCAGGATGTGGGCGAGTTGGTTGGTTTGATGGATCACGAAGCCAGCCTTCAGGTGCTTTTAACATAGTCTTAACTCCGTTTTTATCCCACTGTGCTGAGGAAAAAGAATATCTCTGCCTGTCAAAAACACTTCTAGAAGCAACAG GTAATGATGACCTCAGCTTTGAAGCAGGACGCCACGAGATACCCTTTGAATTGGAACTACCTCAAAG ACCCCTTGTTTCCTCGTTCTCTGGAAAGCATGGCAGTGTTTGCTATTCAGTGAAGGCTGTTCTGCAGAGGGCCAACCATCACGATCAACATGTTTGCAGAGAACTTCCTATCATCAGCCATGTTGATGTTAATTCTCCAGAACTGGTG TGTCCTGTTTCAGAAAGCAGTGAGAAGATGATTGGTTGCTCGATCTTTGCCTCAGGTCCTGTCTCGCTGAAAGTCAACATAGAACGCAGGGGGTACAACAACG GAGAGTCAGTTCCAATTTATGCAGAAATTGAGAACTGCTCCTCTCGACTAGTCATGCCTAAAGCAGCAATTTACCAGATCCAGACCTTCAAGGCCAGAGGAAAGACTATAAGCTACAAGCAGGTGGTCGCCAGTGTGAGAGGTAATCATGTCCCGTCTGGCTGCTCTGTCACATGGAATGGAAAAACACTGAAGATACCGCCTGTCTCTCCTTCCATCCTTAATTCTGATATTCTGAGAGTGGAATATGCCCTAGCT GTTATAGTTCAGATACCAGGTGCCAAGAAACTGAAGGTGGAGCTTCCCGTTGTGATTGGCACTACTCCCTACAATGGCTTTGGCAGTTGCAGCCTTGGCGTGATCAGTAGGTTCAGCACCGGCTGGTTCCCCCTCACTGTCCCAGACACACCTGAAG CTCCTCCTAACTATGCAGATGTTGTGTCGCAAGAAGAGTTTGAGCAGCACTGTCCACCCATTTCACCTTCCCAGCATTCAGATGAGCTGGAGAGGCAGGCGGCCGGCCATGCCTTTGCTTACATTCATGAGTTCCGCTTCCGGCCACCTCCACTGTACTCAGAG ATTGACCCAAACCCAGTGGAATGCCAGACAGTGTTTTCTGTCTGA
- the LOC140575294 gene encoding arrestin domain-containing protein 4-like isoform X1: protein MADEVKMLGLLFDHDQGYSSGEAVSGHVLIELSVPIQIKTIALYVSGCGRVGWFDGSRSQPSGAFNIVLTPFLSHCAEEKEYLCLSKTLLEATAGNDDLSFEAGRHEIPFELELPQRPLVSSFSGKHGSVCYSVKAVLQRANHHDQHVCRELPIISHVDVNSPELVCPVSESSEKMIGCSIFASGPVSLKVNIERRGYNNGESVPIYAEIENCSSRLVMPKAAIYQIQTFKARGKTISYKQVVASVRGNHVPSGCSVTWNGKTLKIPPVSPSILNSDILRVEYALAVIVQIPGAKKLKVELPVVIGTTPYNGFGSCSLGVISRFSTGWFPLTVPDTPEAPPNYADVVSQEEFEQHCPPISPSQHSDELERQAAGHAFAYIHEFRFRPPPLYSEIDPNPVECQTVFSV from the exons ATGGCTGACGAAGTGAAAATGTTGGGCCTTCTTTTTGACCACGACCAAGGCTACAGCTCAGGGGAGGCCGTGTCTGGGCACGTCCTGATCGAGCTTTCTGTACCTATTCAAATCAAAACCATCGCACTGTATGTCTCAGGATGTGGGCGAGTTGGTTGGTTTGATGGATCACGAAGCCAGCCTTCAGGTGCTTTTAACATAGTCTTAACTCCGTTTTTATCCCACTGTGCTGAGGAAAAAGAATATCTCTGCCTGTCAAAAACACTTCTAGAAGCAACAG CAGGTAATGATGACCTCAGCTTTGAAGCAGGACGCCACGAGATACCCTTTGAATTGGAACTACCTCAAAG ACCCCTTGTTTCCTCGTTCTCTGGAAAGCATGGCAGTGTTTGCTATTCAGTGAAGGCTGTTCTGCAGAGGGCCAACCATCACGATCAACATGTTTGCAGAGAACTTCCTATCATCAGCCATGTTGATGTTAATTCTCCAGAACTGGTG TGTCCTGTTTCAGAAAGCAGTGAGAAGATGATTGGTTGCTCGATCTTTGCCTCAGGTCCTGTCTCGCTGAAAGTCAACATAGAACGCAGGGGGTACAACAACG GAGAGTCAGTTCCAATTTATGCAGAAATTGAGAACTGCTCCTCTCGACTAGTCATGCCTAAAGCAGCAATTTACCAGATCCAGACCTTCAAGGCCAGAGGAAAGACTATAAGCTACAAGCAGGTGGTCGCCAGTGTGAGAGGTAATCATGTCCCGTCTGGCTGCTCTGTCACATGGAATGGAAAAACACTGAAGATACCGCCTGTCTCTCCTTCCATCCTTAATTCTGATATTCTGAGAGTGGAATATGCCCTAGCT GTTATAGTTCAGATACCAGGTGCCAAGAAACTGAAGGTGGAGCTTCCCGTTGTGATTGGCACTACTCCCTACAATGGCTTTGGCAGTTGCAGCCTTGGCGTGATCAGTAGGTTCAGCACCGGCTGGTTCCCCCTCACTGTCCCAGACACACCTGAAG CTCCTCCTAACTATGCAGATGTTGTGTCGCAAGAAGAGTTTGAGCAGCACTGTCCACCCATTTCACCTTCCCAGCATTCAGATGAGCTGGAGAGGCAGGCGGCCGGCCATGCCTTTGCTTACATTCATGAGTTCCGCTTCCGGCCACCTCCACTGTACTCAGAG ATTGACCCAAACCCAGTGGAATGCCAGACAGTGTTTTCTGTCTGA